In a single window of the Pseudorca crassidens isolate mPseCra1 chromosome 9, mPseCra1.hap1, whole genome shotgun sequence genome:
- the SHANK2 gene encoding SH3 and multiple ankyrin repeat domains protein 2 isoform X6 — translation MVTPRLEMMAENSRFKKKVHFGETRADRSKKLFRHYTVGSYDSFDASSDCIIEEKTVVLQKKDNEGFGFVLRGAKADTPIEEFTPTPAFPALQYLESVDEGGVAWQAGLRTGDFLIEVNDENVVKVGHRQVVNMIRQGGNHLVLKVVTVTRNLDPDDTARKKAPPPPKRAPTTALTLRSKSMTSELEELASVRKKKDKPDEIVPASKPSRTAESVAVESRVATIKQRPTSRCFPSVSDVNSVYERQGIAVMTPTVPGSPKGPFLGLPRGTMRRQKSIDSRIFLSGITGEERQFLAPPMLKFTRSLSMPDTSEDIPPPPQSVPPSPPPPSPTAYNCPKSPTPRVYGTIKPAFNQNSAAKVSPAARSDTVATMLREKGLYHRRELDRYSLDSEDLYSRNAAAQATFRGKRGQMPENPYSEVGKVASKAVYVPAKPARRKGMLVKQSNVEDSPEKTCSIPIPTIIVKEPSTSSSGKSSQGSSTEIEPPASEQPGQLRPDDSLTASSPFAAAIAGAVRDREKRLEARRNSPAFLSTDLGDEDVGLGLPAPQARPSKFPEEGGFGEEDSTEQLSSPTPGAATREPENHFVGGGEAGAQGEAGRPLNSTSKAKGPESSPAAPLKSSSAAGPENYVHPLTGRLLDPSSPLALALSARDRALKESQQGPKGEAPKADLNKPLYIDTKMRPSGEAGFPPVTRQNTRGPLRRQETENKYEADLGKERKGDEKGTPTNIADASQRKSAGLLMVHTVDAARPDAFLQEEDEDADAETKPDRSPSEVPEGVPETEGALPIPAGPEPAAAAPGRTVVAAGSVEEAVILPFRIPPPPLASVDLDEDFIFTEPLPPPLEFANSFDIPDDRVASVPALSDLVKQKKNDAPQSPSLNSSQPTNSADSKKPAGLSNCLPASFLPPPESFDAVTDSGIEEADSRSSSDHHLETTSTISTVSSISTLSSEGGENVDTCTVYADGQAFTVDKPPVPPKPKMKPIIHKGNALYHDALLEEDVDSFVVPPPARPPPPGGAQPGTTKVIQPRTSRLWGDISEVKSPILSGPKANVISELNSILQQMNREKTAKPGEGLDSPAGSKPASLAPRGPEVMSTVSGTRSTTVTFTVRPGTSQPITLQSRPPDYESRTSGPRRAPSPVVSPTELNKEILPAPLSAAAAAPSPTLSDVFGLPSQPPPGDLFGLNPAGRSRSPSPSILQQPISNKPFTTKPVHLWTKPDVADWLESLNLGEHKEAFMDNEIDGSHLPNLQKEDLIDLGVTRVGHRMNIERALKQLLDR, via the exons GTTAACGACGAGAATGTCGTGAAGGTCGGCCACCGGCAGGTGGTGAACATGATCCGCCAGGGAGGGAATCACCTCGTCCTCAAGGTGGTCACAGTGACCAGGAATCTCGACCCAGACGACACGGCCAGGAAGAAAG CTCCTCCACCCCCGAAGCGCGCCCCGACCACGGCCCTCACGCTGCGCTCCAAGTCCATGACCTCGGAGCTGGAGGAGCTCG CTTCCGTCCGGAAGAAGAAGG ATAAACCCGACGAGATAGTCCCAGCCTCCAAGCCATCCCGAACTGCTGAGAGCGTCGCAGTGGAGTCCAGGGTGGCCACCATCAAGCAGCGGCCCACCAGCCGGTGCTTCCCCTCTGTCTCGGACGTGAAC TCCGTGTACGAACGCCAGGGGATCGCCGTGATGACGCCCACCGTTCCTGGGAGCCCGAAAGGCCCATTTCTGGGCCTCCCTCGAGGTACGATGCGAAGGCAAAAATCAATAG ACAGCAGAATCTTTCTATCAG GAATCACGGGGGAAGAGCGGCAATTTCTGGCCCCTCCGATGCTCAAGTTCACCAGAAGCCTGTCCATGCCGGACACCTCCGAGGACATCCCCCCCCCGCCACAGTCGGtgcccccctctcctcccccaccctcccccaccgccTACAACTGCCCCAAGTCCCCAACTCCCAGAGTCTACGGGACGATCAAGCCCGCGTTCAATCAGAACTCCGCCGCCAAGGTGTCCCCGGCAGCTCGCTCCGACACGGTGGCCACCATGTTGAGGGAGAAGGGGCTGTACCACAGGAGGGAGCTGGACCGCTACTCCCTGGACTCCGAGGACCTCTACAGCCGCAACGCCGCCGCCCAGGCCACCTTCCGCGGCAAGAGGGGCCAGATGCCCGAAAACCCGTACTCCGAGGTCGGGAAGGTCGCCAGCAAAGCCGTCTACGTCCCCGCCAAGCCCGCCAGGCGGAAGGGCATGCTGGTGAAGCAGTCCAACGTGGAGGACAGCCCCGAGAAGACGTGCTCCATCCCCATCCCGACCATCATCGTCAAGGAGCCCTCCACCAGCAGCAGCGGCAAGAGCAGCCAGGGCAGCAGCACGGAGATCGAGCCCCCGGCCTCCGAGCAGCCGGGCCAGCTGCGGCCCGACGACAGCCTGACCGCCAGCAGCCCCTTCGCCGCCGCCATCGCCGGGGCCGTCCGCGACCGGGAGAAGCGGCTGGAGGCCAGGAGGAACTCGCCGGCCTTCCTGTCCACGGACCTGGGGGACGAGGAcgtgggcctggggctgcccgcCCCCCAGGCACGGCCCTCCAAGTTCCCCGAGGAGGGCGGGTTCGGCGAGGAGGACAGCACCGAGCAGCTGTCGTCACCCACGCCAGGGGCGGCGACCAGGGAGCCCGAGAACCACTTTGTGGGTGGTGGCGAGGCCGGAGCTCAGGGTGAGGCCGGCAGGCCACTGAATTCCACGTCCAAAGCCAAGGGGCCCGAGAGCAGCCCTGCAGCTCCCCTCAAGAGCAGCAGTGCGGCCGGCCCCGAGAATTATGTCCACCCGCTCACGGGGAGGCTGCTGGACCCGAGCTCCCCGCTGGCCCTGGCGCTCTCCGCGAGGGACCGAGCCTTGAAGGAGTCCCAGCAGGGCCCCAAGGGGGAGGCCCCCAAGGCCGACCTCAACAAACCTCTCTACATCGACACCAAAATGCGGCCCAGTGGGGAAGCAGGCTTCCCTCCGGTCACCAGGCAGAACACGCGGGGGCCCCTGAGGCGGCAGGAGACGGAAAACAAGTATGAGGCCGACCTGGGCAAGGAGCGGAAGGGCGACGAGAAGGGCACGCCCACCAACATCGCGGATGCGTCGCAGCGGAAGTCGGCCGGCCTGCTGATGGTGCACACCGTGGACGCAGCCAGGCCGGACGCCTTCCTGCAGGAAGAGGACGAGGATGCCGACGCGGAAACAAAGCCGGACCGCTCGCCGTCCGAGGTGCCAGAAGGCGTTCCCGAAACTGAAGGTGCTTTACCGATCCCCGCTGGCCCCGAGCCCGCGGCCGCCGCGCCCGGCAGGACCGTCGTGGCGGCGGGCTCCGTGGAGGAGGCGGTGATCTTGCCGTTccgcatccctcccccacctctggcatCCGTGGATCTGGatgaggattttatttttacagagcCACTGCCTCCTCCCCTGGAATTTGCAAACAGTTTTGATATCCCCGATGACCGCGTTGCTTCTGTCCCCGCACTCTCAGACCTGGTCAAGCAGAAGAAAAACGACGCCCCCCAGTCCCCTTCGTTGAACTCCAGCCAGCCCACCAACTCTGCGGACAGTAAGAAGCCAGCTGGCCTTTCGAACTGTCTGCCCGCCTCATTCCTGCCACCCCCCGAAAGCTTTGATGCCGTCACGGACTCTGGGATCGAGGAGGCAGACAGCCGGAGCAGCAGCGACCACCACCTCGAGACGACCAGCACCATCTCCACGGTCTCCAGCATCTCCACCCTGTCCTCCGAGGGCGGCGAGAACGTGGACACCTGCACAGTCTATGCAGACGGGCAAGCGTTCACGGTTGACAAACCCCCGGTACCTCCTAAGCCAAAAATGAAGCCCATCATTCACAAAGGCAACGCGCTCTACCACGACGCGCTGCTGGAGGAGGACGTGGACAGCTTTGTGGTCCCCCCGCCGGCACGCCCGCCGCCCCCCGGCGGGGCCCAGCCCGGGACCACAAAGGTTATCCAGCCGAGGACCTCCAGGCTGTGGGGTGACATCTCGGAGGTCAAAAGCCCGATTCTCTCCGGCCCAAAGGCAAACGTGATTAGTGAGTTGAACTCAATCCTGCAGCAAATGAACCGAGAGAAAACGGCAAAGCCGGGGGAAGGACTGGACTCGCCAGCGGGATCCAAGCCTGCCAGCCTCGCTCCAAG AGGCCCAGAGGTCATGAGCACCGTCTCAGGTACGCGGAGCACGACGGTCACCTTCACGGTTCGCCCTGGGACCTCCCAGCCCATCACCCTGCAGAGCCGGCCCCCAGACTATGAGAGCAGGACCTCAGGACCAAGACGTGCCCCCAGCCCCGTGGTCTCGCCCACAGAGCTGAACAAAGAGATCCTGCCTGCGCCCCTGTCTGCTGCCGCCGCggctccctctcccaccctctcagATGTCTTCGGCCTCCCAAGCCAGCCCCCTCCCGGGGACCTGTTTGGCTTGAACCCAGCGGGACGCAGCAGGTCGCCATCCCCCTCCATACTGCAACAGCCAATCTCCAATAAGCCTTTTACAACTAAACCTGTCCACCTGTGGACTAAACCAGACGTGGCGGACTGGCTGGAAAGCCTCAACCTGGGTGAGCATAAAGAGGCCTTCATGGACAACGAGATCGATGGCAGCCACCTGCCAAACCTCCAGAAGGAAGACCTCATAGATCTGGGCGTGACGCGAGTCGGGCACCGGATGAACATCGAAAGGGCTTTGAAACAGCTGCTGGACAGATAA